A window of the Bdellovibrio sp. ZAP7 genome harbors these coding sequences:
- a CDS encoding pitrilysin family protein, with protein sequence MKRISTLLVAGACIFTSSAHAVDPTPIQPAKPEVIGAIKGWTGNEGLKLSLPVTKFQLKNGLTVLLVEDHSVPMVSYHTWYRVGSRDETPGVTGAAHMLEHMMFKGAKKYDGKAFDRIFHENGISNNAFTTNDYTGFYQNLPSDKLELVMDMEVDRMSALALKPEDLKSEKQVVMEERRWRVDNNPMGVVRETMMGTVFKTNAYHWPVIGYMKDIEKYDSEKLRFFYNTYYVPNNAILVLVGDFDTPKVKSLIEKYYGALEYRPLPRREYPKERPQTVQQNAVVRKDVQNSSFIVAFQSPAQGEPDMYALDLAANILGNGTSSRLYKRLVYQKQVATSTYAFNYAMKEAGVYATGVMMKPGVDYKESLDIIYNELWKIRNTKVSDVELQKAKTQVIKELVDSLKTMDGKARALAVNEIVTGSYDNLFKDMEKYQAVTADDIKRVSEKYTNQTQRSIIVLEPKQKKGAANE encoded by the coding sequence ATGAAACGGATTTCTACTTTGCTTGTGGCCGGGGCCTGTATTTTTACGAGCTCTGCACATGCCGTCGATCCCACTCCAATCCAACCCGCAAAACCAGAAGTCATTGGCGCTATCAAAGGATGGACAGGCAATGAAGGTTTAAAACTCAGTCTTCCGGTCACAAAGTTCCAATTGAAAAATGGACTGACGGTGTTGTTGGTGGAAGACCATTCAGTTCCGATGGTGAGTTATCACACATGGTACCGCGTGGGATCTCGTGATGAAACGCCGGGAGTAACGGGCGCAGCCCACATGCTTGAGCATATGATGTTCAAAGGTGCCAAGAAATACGATGGCAAAGCTTTCGATCGCATTTTTCATGAAAACGGTATTTCTAATAACGCCTTTACGACAAACGATTACACGGGTTTTTATCAAAATCTACCAAGCGACAAATTGGAGCTGGTGATGGATATGGAAGTTGATCGCATGAGTGCGTTGGCTTTAAAGCCGGAAGATCTGAAAAGTGAAAAACAAGTCGTGATGGAGGAGCGTCGTTGGCGCGTCGATAACAACCCGATGGGAGTTGTGCGTGAAACGATGATGGGCACGGTATTTAAAACCAATGCATATCACTGGCCAGTCATTGGTTATATGAAAGACATTGAAAAATACGACAGCGAAAAGCTGCGTTTCTTCTATAACACTTACTATGTACCGAACAACGCGATCCTGGTTTTGGTTGGTGACTTCGATACTCCTAAAGTTAAATCTTTGATCGAGAAATACTATGGTGCTTTAGAGTACCGGCCGCTTCCTCGCCGTGAATATCCCAAGGAAAGACCGCAGACGGTTCAACAAAACGCTGTGGTTCGTAAGGACGTGCAAAACAGTTCCTTTATCGTAGCTTTCCAAAGTCCGGCTCAAGGGGAGCCTGATATGTATGCGCTGGATTTAGCCGCAAATATTTTGGGGAATGGCACATCGTCTCGATTGTATAAACGCTTGGTTTATCAAAAACAAGTGGCGACTTCCACCTACGCCTTTAACTACGCAATGAAAGAAGCGGGAGTTTATGCAACAGGCGTGATGATGAAGCCAGGAGTGGATTACAAAGAATCCCTGGACATCATTTATAACGAACTTTGGAAAATCAGAAATACCAAAGTGTCTGACGTGGAATTACAAAAAGCCAAAACTCAAGTGATAAAAGAGTTGGTGGATAGTTTGAAAACCATGGATGGAAAAGCACGCGCTTTGGCCGTGAATGAAATCGTAACTGGCAGCTATGACAACCTTTTTAAAGACATGGAAAAATATCAGGCCGTGACGGCGGATGATATCAAACGTGTCAGCGAAAAATACACGAACCAAACTCAGCGCTCCATCATCGTTCTAGAGCCGAAACAGAAAAAAGGTGCCGCAAATGAATAA
- the fliL gene encoding flagellar basal body-associated protein FliL: MAESQQGQAPAKPKNTGMILQILFAVINLAVMGGGAYMVFASTIGWESPVISEESAQRELASTGETELAPMVFTMDKFTVNLEGEPKRTIRLEVNLQMLGKDGFEEVMEPENRAKARDKIVRILNEEGFTDLESIQGKLFLKDKIAMEVNGILHKGVVKDVFFSDFVVQ; this comes from the coding sequence ATGGCAGAGAGTCAACAGGGACAAGCTCCAGCAAAACCCAAGAACACAGGTATGATTCTGCAAATCCTGTTTGCAGTGATCAATTTGGCAGTTATGGGTGGCGGCGCTTATATGGTATTTGCCTCGACTATAGGGTGGGAAAGCCCTGTTATCAGCGAGGAATCTGCTCAAAGGGAATTGGCGTCTACTGGGGAAACTGAATTGGCCCCAATGGTGTTCACTATGGACAAATTCACGGTGAATTTGGAAGGCGAACCCAAAAGAACGATCCGTCTGGAGGTGAATCTTCAGATGTTGGGTAAAGATGGTTTCGAAGAAGTCATGGAGCCGGAAAATCGCGCCAAGGCGCGTGATAAAATCGTTCGTATCCTGAATGAAGAGGGCTTTACTGACCTCGAAAGTATCCAAGGCAAATTGTTCCTTAAAGACAAGATCGCCATGGAAGTAAATGGCATCCTTCATAAGGGTGTCGTGAAGGACGTGTTTTTTTCTGACTTTGTCGTTCAATAA
- a CDS encoding murein L,D-transpeptidase family protein, with translation MKAESVSSAPSQLEATDLLPAPLLQISETEAFSKFVFLVDKEKRKLSVFERNGEQIKKVEEFPADIGKNGGNKTKRDDARTPEGIYFLEKRLTQPEIPFNLYGGLAFTTNYPNLFDKRENKTGSGIWLHAIPDTVPLTRGSRGCVVVRNEVIKKLADYVKLNETPILIFDHVSYVQKDEHEKRRVALNSFIEGWRQSWEAQDIDKYMSYYDADFKAPGFNFTSWKAHKSNLKKQYEFIKVHLSQPYIVAHNEQLLVKTLQRYESDKHIDYGVKTIYAVKSGDTYKIIREEWAPFNSKAVTSAIARENSMTAQAGNIQQTQ, from the coding sequence GTGAAGGCGGAATCTGTATCATCTGCACCGTCTCAACTTGAGGCGACCGATTTGCTGCCAGCACCGCTGCTACAGATCTCAGAGACAGAGGCTTTCTCTAAATTCGTTTTTTTGGTCGACAAAGAAAAACGCAAATTGTCTGTTTTCGAACGCAATGGCGAACAAATCAAAAAAGTTGAAGAGTTCCCTGCTGATATCGGTAAAAACGGCGGCAATAAAACTAAGCGTGACGATGCCAGAACTCCTGAAGGCATCTACTTCCTGGAAAAGCGCCTGACTCAGCCAGAAATTCCATTCAACCTTTATGGTGGCTTAGCATTCACAACGAACTATCCAAATCTATTCGATAAGCGCGAAAACAAAACAGGTTCTGGCATCTGGCTTCATGCGATCCCCGACACTGTGCCATTGACTCGCGGTTCTCGTGGTTGTGTGGTTGTTCGTAATGAAGTTATCAAAAAACTTGCGGACTACGTTAAATTGAACGAAACACCGATCTTGATTTTCGACCATGTTAGCTATGTTCAAAAAGACGAGCACGAAAAGCGCCGCGTGGCTTTGAACAGCTTCATCGAAGGTTGGAGACAATCTTGGGAAGCCCAAGATATCGATAAGTATATGAGCTACTATGATGCTGACTTTAAAGCTCCAGGTTTTAACTTCACATCTTGGAAAGCCCACAAGTCGAACTTGAAAAAACAATACGAGTTCATCAAAGTTCACCTTTCCCAACCTTATATCGTGGCTCACAACGAACAATTGTTGGTGAAAACGCTGCAACGCTATGAATCTGACAAGCATATCGACTATGGTGTGAAAACGATCTATGCGGTGAAATCAGGCGACACTTATAAAATCATTCGCGAAGAATGGGCACCGTTTAATTCTAAAGCTGTGACTTCTGCGATTGCTCGCGAGAACTCCATGACAGCTCAAGCTGGCAACATCCAGCAAACTCAGTAA
- a CDS encoding rhomboid family intramembrane serine protease, with amino-acid sequence MNRGVSFQTAPMTPAVKWLLIINVAIWFLLQVMVEGFAKIPITPYLALYPGKVLFNFEIWQLFTYMFVHSLQVTHILFNMLMLWFFGAELEQRWGTKFFLTYYFASGIGAAILYCVGVWGWALATGSETGLIVPVVGASGAIFGLLLAQGIIFGERIVYFFMLFPMKNKWFVALMGLVQFASMMTSGVTGGEVAYLAHLGGIAAGFITLQIKAWFVRQDFKKKAKNKGRNLRLVVDNEKKNDKPPKYWN; translated from the coding sequence ATGAATAGAGGCGTAAGTTTTCAAACAGCTCCCATGACTCCTGCGGTGAAGTGGTTGCTGATCATCAATGTGGCGATTTGGTTCCTTCTGCAAGTAATGGTGGAGGGATTTGCTAAAATTCCTATTACGCCTTATTTGGCACTTTACCCTGGTAAAGTACTTTTCAATTTCGAGATTTGGCAGCTCTTTACATATATGTTCGTGCACTCTTTGCAAGTGACGCACATTCTGTTCAACATGCTGATGCTTTGGTTTTTTGGTGCCGAGCTTGAGCAGCGTTGGGGTACAAAGTTCTTCCTGACTTATTATTTCGCTTCGGGCATCGGTGCTGCGATTCTGTATTGCGTGGGTGTTTGGGGTTGGGCTTTGGCGACGGGTTCAGAGACGGGCTTGATCGTTCCAGTGGTGGGCGCTTCGGGTGCGATCTTTGGTCTTTTGCTGGCTCAAGGGATTATCTTTGGTGAGCGTATCGTTTACTTCTTTATGCTCTTCCCGATGAAGAACAAGTGGTTCGTGGCCTTGATGGGCTTGGTTCAATTTGCCTCCATGATGACATCTGGCGTCACTGGCGGGGAAGTGGCCTACCTAGCACATTTGGGCGGTATTGCAGCCGGTTTCATTACGTTGCAGATCAAAGCGTGGTTCGTACGCCAAGACTTCAAGAAAAAGGCTAAAAACAAGGGCCGAAACTTGAGATTGGTCGTAGATAACGAGAAGAAGAACGACAAACCTCCAAAGTATTGGAACTAG
- a CDS encoding HIT domain-containing protein codes for MAKKKALKKSSVKTAAPKKSAAKKSATKPSSSAEKAAICINQNVWPMERDVLFRPDRMKYVRKLIKPEGCVFCNAAKHEASFDTLCVYKSKHSMVVLNKFPYNSGHVLVLPLRHCGDLLKLSDAEYADVQNTIRHTMAAINSIYDPGGINLGLNHGAVAGAGIPEHLHYHMIPRWAGDLNFFPLIAETKVLVESLEQTYEKFLEYFKKI; via the coding sequence ATGGCAAAAAAGAAAGCGCTTAAAAAATCCTCCGTAAAAACGGCAGCACCGAAAAAATCGGCAGCCAAAAAATCAGCCACGAAGCCAAGCTCTTCCGCTGAAAAAGCTGCGATTTGTATCAATCAAAACGTTTGGCCTATGGAAAGAGACGTTCTTTTCCGTCCGGATCGTATGAAGTACGTGCGTAAGTTGATCAAACCTGAGGGTTGCGTTTTCTGTAATGCCGCGAAACACGAAGCTTCATTCGATACCTTGTGTGTCTACAAATCAAAACACTCAATGGTTGTTCTTAATAAGTTTCCTTACAACAGTGGTCATGTTCTGGTTTTGCCTCTTCGTCACTGCGGTGACTTGTTAAAACTCAGTGATGCCGAGTATGCGGACGTGCAAAACACGATTCGTCACACGATGGCAGCGATCAACTCGATTTATGATCCAGGTGGGATTAACCTGGGACTTAATCACGGGGCGGTGGCGGGTGCGGGGATTCCCGAGCATCTTCACTATCATATGATTCCGCGTTGGGCGGGGGATCTTAATTTCTTTCCTTTGATTGCTGAGACCAAGGTCTTGGTTGAAAGTCTCGAGCAGACCTATGAGAAGTTTTTGGAGTATTTTAAAAAGATATGA
- the sppA gene encoding signal peptide peptidase SppA, with protein MAQKSGFFKKLIIIILVFIGIGAVLKAGSGMFGEQEKKLTAKNTILQLEMNGVILNGKRFLKNLKKYSDDNRVKAIVININSPGGSVGPSQEIYHHIKQVREELKKPVVCVTTGVMASGAYYSAVACDKIVVAPGALVGSIGVIMEFANLEKLYDWAKVSRYSITSGKFKDSGAEYRGMRADEKELFQNMINEVYAQFKGTVAKERKLKDEVVSEYADGRVFTGAFAVKTGFADQEGFLDDAIKLAADMAKLGKDYDVFEVPKKKMSIFDFGEKESEDDMNSLGDYADLLKGKAAVAAGITPGVNVEGAVKYLLRAKYLNQPLYMMPGYWE; from the coding sequence GTGGCGCAGAAGTCCGGTTTCTTCAAAAAACTTATCATCATTATTTTGGTTTTCATCGGTATCGGCGCAGTCCTTAAGGCCGGATCCGGTATGTTCGGTGAGCAAGAAAAAAAGCTAACTGCTAAGAACACGATCCTGCAACTTGAAATGAATGGCGTGATCCTGAACGGCAAACGTTTCCTGAAAAATCTAAAAAAATATTCTGACGACAATCGCGTGAAAGCGATCGTAATCAACATTAATTCTCCGGGGGGATCTGTGGGTCCTTCTCAAGAGATCTATCACCACATCAAGCAAGTTCGTGAAGAACTTAAAAAGCCCGTCGTCTGCGTGACAACGGGAGTGATGGCTTCCGGTGCTTACTATTCCGCTGTTGCCTGCGATAAGATCGTCGTGGCTCCAGGGGCGCTTGTGGGATCTATCGGTGTGATTATGGAATTCGCAAATCTTGAAAAGCTTTATGATTGGGCAAAGGTTTCTCGCTACTCCATCACATCTGGAAAATTTAAAGATTCCGGTGCTGAGTACCGCGGCATGCGCGCTGATGAAAAAGAGCTTTTCCAAAACATGATCAACGAAGTTTATGCGCAGTTCAAAGGAACGGTTGCGAAAGAACGTAAGCTAAAAGATGAAGTTGTATCTGAGTATGCGGATGGCCGTGTGTTCACAGGTGCCTTTGCCGTGAAAACGGGTTTTGCGGATCAAGAAGGTTTCTTGGATGACGCTATTAAGCTTGCAGCAGACATGGCGAAACTTGGTAAAGACTACGACGTCTTTGAAGTTCCTAAAAAGAAAATGAGCATCTTTGATTTCGGCGAAAAAGAATCGGAAGACGATATGAACTCCCTGGGTGACTATGCAGACCTTCTGAAAGGTAAAGCGGCGGTTGCTGCCGGCATTACCCCAGGCGTGAATGTTGAGGGCGCGGTGAAGTATTTGCTTCGTGCAAAATACTTGAACCAGCCTTTGTACATGATGCCAGGCTACTGGGAGTAG
- a CDS encoding 30S ribosomal protein S1, with translation MTKQLNKAELEKQKVLAFLDAEDSKVAANPGIYGAKKSDKGEFDSLFEASMKEQDFKVGDVVTGTVVEVQSDYVLVDINYKSEGLIAINEFRIVDGVREVKAGDKVEVLIDRIENENGMIVLSKDKADMLRAWTDISKAAENEEVIEGTVVAKVKGGLSVDIGVKAFLPGSQIDLRPVRNMDVYLGKKFKFKVIKFNKKRGNIVLSRRALLEEERDSLRSQTLDTMAEGSVVTGIVKNITDYGAFIDLGGMDGLLHITDMSWGRVKHPSEMLNVGDEIQVKVLKYDKEKERVSLGMKQLHNDPWETVKASYPAGTKLKGKVVSLAEYGAFIELGEGIEGLIHVSEMSWTKRVKHPSQIVNVGDEVEVVVLEVDTENRRISLGMKQLQQNPWIELKESYAPGTIIEGEVKSVTDFGIFIGIEEGIDGLVHISDFSWTKRVNHPSEMFAKGAKVRAVVLGVDIENERFSLGIKQLESDPWANIENKYAIGTQHDVKVTKTADFGAFVELESDIEGLIHISELTTDKINSVEDFIKPGQSVKAEVISIDKDARKIGLSAKLVKLRESKADVDDYVKKATATSKSTFGDLFAEQLKTMKTDGKQ, from the coding sequence ATGACAAAACAACTTAACAAGGCCGAACTTGAAAAACAGAAAGTGCTAGCTTTCTTGGATGCAGAAGATTCTAAAGTCGCTGCTAATCCTGGCATCTATGGTGCAAAAAAGTCTGACAAAGGCGAATTCGATTCTCTATTCGAAGCGTCCATGAAAGAGCAAGATTTCAAAGTTGGCGACGTTGTTACTGGTACAGTAGTAGAAGTTCAATCTGACTACGTTCTAGTGGACATCAACTACAAGTCTGAAGGTTTGATTGCTATCAATGAATTCCGTATTGTTGACGGCGTTCGTGAAGTAAAAGCTGGAGACAAAGTAGAAGTTCTTATCGACCGTATCGAAAACGAAAACGGTATGATCGTTCTTTCTAAAGATAAAGCAGACATGCTACGTGCATGGACTGATATCTCTAAAGCAGCAGAAAACGAAGAAGTTATCGAAGGTACTGTTGTTGCTAAAGTTAAAGGCGGCTTGAGCGTTGATATCGGCGTTAAAGCATTCTTGCCTGGATCTCAAATTGATCTACGTCCGGTTCGCAACATGGACGTTTACTTGGGCAAAAAGTTCAAATTCAAAGTTATCAAATTCAACAAAAAGCGTGGCAACATCGTTCTTTCTCGCCGTGCGCTTCTTGAAGAAGAACGCGACAGCTTGCGTTCACAAACTCTTGACACTATGGCAGAAGGTTCTGTTGTTACTGGTATCGTTAAAAATATCACTGACTACGGTGCGTTCATCGACCTTGGTGGCATGGACGGTTTGTTGCACATCACAGACATGTCATGGGGCCGTGTAAAACACCCTTCTGAAATGTTGAACGTTGGCGACGAAATCCAAGTTAAAGTTCTTAAATACGACAAAGAAAAAGAACGCGTATCTTTGGGCATGAAACAGTTGCACAACGATCCTTGGGAAACTGTTAAAGCTTCTTACCCAGCAGGCACTAAGCTTAAAGGTAAAGTTGTTTCTTTGGCAGAATACGGTGCATTCATTGAACTTGGCGAAGGCATTGAAGGCCTAATCCACGTTTCTGAAATGTCTTGGACTAAACGTGTAAAACACCCTTCTCAAATCGTTAACGTTGGTGACGAAGTAGAAGTAGTAGTTCTTGAAGTTGACACTGAAAACCGCCGCATTTCTTTGGGCATGAAACAGCTTCAACAAAATCCTTGGATTGAACTTAAAGAGTCTTACGCTCCAGGTACAATCATCGAAGGCGAAGTTAAATCTGTTACTGACTTCGGTATCTTCATCGGCATCGAAGAAGGTATTGACGGCCTAGTTCACATCTCTGACTTCTCTTGGACTAAACGTGTAAATCACCCAAGCGAAATGTTCGCTAAAGGTGCTAAAGTACGCGCAGTTGTTCTAGGTGTAGACATCGAGAACGAAAGATTCTCTTTGGGCATCAAACAACTTGAATCTGATCCTTGGGCTAACATCGAGAACAAATACGCTATCGGTACACAACACGACGTTAAAGTAACTAAAACAGCTGATTTTGGTGCTTTCGTTGAGCTTGAGTCTGATATCGAAGGTTTGATCCACATTTCTGAACTTACAACAGACAAAATCAACTCTGTTGAAGACTTCATTAAGCCAGGTCAATCTGTAAAAGCTGAAGTTATCTCTATCGACAAAGACGCTCGTAAGATCGGTTTGTCTGCTAAACTAGTTAAACTTCGTGAGTCAAAAGCTGACGTTGATGACTATGTTAAGAAAGCAACAGCAACTTCTAAATCAACTTTCGGTGACTTGTTCGCTGAACAGTTGAAAACTATGAAGACTGACGGCAAGCAATAG
- a CDS encoding alpha/beta fold hydrolase — MSSSFFTVSDGTKIFYKDWGQGQPVLFSHGWPLTADAWDGQMLALLNEGYRVIAHDRRGHGRSSQTFEGNTMDQYADDLAELIDHLDLQELILVGHSTGGGEVARYIGRHGSTRVAKAVLVGAVPPLMLKTPQNPEGLPIEVFDDIRKGVTDNRSQFFMDLSKKFYGFNRMMHKTVDGTCDSFWLQGMMGGIKAEYDCIEQFSETDFTEDLKKMDIPTLLIHGSDDQIVPIIASSIEAVKFIPNAELKVYEGAPHGLPQTHAEKFNADLLEFFGAESKITAGRNKGRLSEQISSQHH; from the coding sequence ATGAGTTCCTCTTTCTTCACTGTTTCCGACGGCACAAAAATTTTTTATAAAGATTGGGGCCAGGGACAACCGGTTCTCTTCTCTCACGGCTGGCCACTGACAGCCGACGCCTGGGATGGTCAAATGCTCGCTTTGTTGAACGAGGGCTATCGCGTGATTGCGCATGATCGCCGTGGGCATGGCCGATCTTCGCAGACCTTTGAGGGCAATACAATGGATCAATATGCTGACGATTTGGCAGAGCTGATTGATCACCTGGATTTGCAGGAGCTGATTCTGGTGGGACATTCCACCGGTGGTGGCGAGGTGGCACGCTATATTGGACGCCATGGCTCCACTCGCGTGGCAAAGGCTGTACTTGTCGGAGCTGTACCTCCCCTGATGTTAAAAACGCCGCAGAACCCTGAGGGGCTTCCTATTGAAGTCTTCGACGATATTCGTAAGGGTGTGACTGACAACCGCTCGCAGTTTTTTATGGATCTTTCTAAAAAATTTTATGGCTTTAATCGAATGATGCATAAAACGGTGGATGGCACCTGTGATTCCTTTTGGCTGCAGGGAATGATGGGCGGAATCAAGGCGGAGTATGATTGCATCGAGCAATTTTCCGAAACGGATTTCACCGAAGATCTAAAAAAAATGGACATCCCTACTTTACTGATTCACGGGAGCGATGATCAGATCGTTCCAATTATTGCCTCCAGCATCGAGGCCGTAAAGTTCATACCCAATGCAGAACTTAAAGTCTACGAAGGCGCGCCCCATGGACTTCCACAAACTCACGCGGAAAAATTCAATGCCGATCTATTGGAGTTTTTCGGGGCAGAATCTAAAATCACTGCGGGCCGAAACAAAGGCCGCTTAAGTGAGCAGATCAGTTCCCAACATCATTAG
- a CDS encoding trypsin-like serine protease yields MSHLEGIVLYKARVLLSAHSMKKTIISSVNLFVGLAILSGCTISNEARDKLEGQCLPGVVGGSVTAKSDPLSKKVVMLIGSRYNEKGEEESSVCTGTPITEDVILTAAHCVKGNVRMAAVFANDMNCSSGFRASRDSIVASSFEYDHSFVESYSGFYNDVGLVRLKSKIPSDYVISELYAGAELSSDDVTLVGFGKTSESKSDSMTLRSKTKSFKNDITVSSDRVTIEQSEGGLCQGDSGGPIFVEVNGEKQVIGVTSYVSNRYESNICHGKAVGMLSTSILPWIAKTLPTLK; encoded by the coding sequence GTGTCTCATCTTGAAGGTATCGTTTTATACAAGGCCCGCGTATTGCTTAGTGCTCATTCCATGAAAAAAACAATTATCTCTTCCGTAAATCTTTTTGTTGGATTGGCCATTCTTAGTGGCTGCACTATTTCAAATGAAGCCCGTGATAAACTTGAGGGCCAATGTTTGCCCGGCGTTGTGGGTGGTTCTGTCACCGCAAAATCGGATCCCCTTTCTAAGAAAGTCGTCATGTTGATCGGATCTCGCTATAATGAAAAAGGCGAGGAAGAAAGCTCTGTCTGTACGGGGACACCCATCACAGAAGACGTAATTTTGACAGCGGCTCATTGTGTAAAAGGCAACGTGCGTATGGCTGCGGTTTTTGCGAATGATATGAACTGCTCCTCAGGCTTTAGAGCTTCCAGAGACAGCATCGTTGCAAGTTCATTTGAGTATGATCACTCTTTCGTGGAGTCGTATTCAGGTTTTTACAACGATGTGGGTTTGGTACGCCTGAAATCCAAAATTCCATCTGACTATGTAATCAGTGAGCTGTATGCGGGTGCCGAGCTGAGCTCTGACGACGTCACGCTGGTAGGATTCGGAAAAACTTCCGAATCAAAAAGTGATTCGATGACTCTTCGCTCAAAAACAAAAAGCTTCAAAAACGACATCACGGTGTCATCGGACCGTGTGACGATTGAACAGAGCGAAGGCGGCCTTTGCCAAGGCGATTCTGGTGGACCTATCTTTGTAGAAGTGAATGGTGAAAAGCAGGTCATTGGCGTGACTTCCTATGTGTCTAATCGCTATGAATCCAATATCTGCCATGGCAAGGCCGTCGGCATGTTATCTACATCGATTCTTCCCTGGATTGCGAAGACTCTGCCAACTCTTAAGTAA
- the cmk gene encoding (d)CMP kinase — MGLVVTIDGPAASGKSSVSRELARRLGWKWVSTGAFYRGLAYAAIQLKVNLDDVKALSELTHNPIWSVRLEPDRTRVYFQNEDVTDAIAHEDVGNFASKVSHYPEVRKALLDAQRNCSKGEDGLVAEGRDCGTVVFPTAEAKVYLTASSAHRAARRANELGLDEGDMAKAQKQRDHQDSTRKVAPMAVPADAFELDSTELDLNQVVDKVEAYVKTRI, encoded by the coding sequence ATGGGATTAGTAGTAACAATCGATGGACCTGCGGCATCTGGTAAATCTTCAGTTAGCCGTGAACTTGCCCGCCGTCTTGGCTGGAAATGGGTTTCTACAGGTGCCTTCTATCGTGGACTTGCCTATGCTGCCATTCAATTGAAAGTAAATCTTGATGACGTGAAAGCGTTGTCAGAGTTGACTCACAATCCTATCTGGAGCGTTCGTCTGGAACCAGATCGCACGCGCGTTTATTTCCAAAATGAAGATGTCACAGATGCTATTGCTCACGAAGACGTGGGTAACTTTGCTTCCAAAGTCAGTCATTACCCTGAAGTTCGTAAAGCTCTTTTGGATGCTCAACGTAACTGCAGCAAAGGTGAAGACGGTTTGGTGGCAGAGGGCCGCGATTGCGGTACTGTGGTATTCCCAACAGCCGAAGCGAAAGTTTATCTGACGGCTTCCAGCGCTCACAGAGCTGCTCGTCGTGCGAATGAGCTGGGTCTTGATGAGGGTGATATGGCGAAAGCTCAAAAGCAACGCGATCACCAGGACTCCACTCGTAAGGTGGCACCCATGGCTGTGCCCGCAGATGCATTTGAGTTGGATTCAACAGAGTTAGACCTGAATCAGGTCGTCGACAAAGTTGAAGCTTACGTCAAAACACGTATCTAA
- the hisC gene encoding histidinol-phosphate transaminase: MKISPEILNLVPYKPGKPIAETQREYGLSRVYKLASNENPLGPSPKAMEAVKKALEHQNLYPDPSHYELLQTISKEWGFPKQQLAIGNGSDELIDLLTRIFCEPKQGVLTSVAAFNAYEVSAGANRAALHKVPLTEGYCFDLEAIADYFMAHHQEKDIRLIFVSNPNNPTGTYASKEQVENFLARLGNRDDVMIVFDEAYNEFVRAEDYASAQNYINKYNNLIVLRTFSKIYGLAGFRVGAMIAPPTVVEVYNRVRKPFNVNDLAQVAANAALQDKEFLQRSQQICWKGLDYFYKKLEELGLPYIHSQGNFVMFDTLRDAVKVNEALLRRGIIMRPVLNYGFKTHMRLSVGLEHENEAAIAALKEVLKEIPVLAGTPIPTV, from the coding sequence GTGAAGATTTCTCCAGAAATTTTAAATCTTGTGCCTTATAAACCGGGTAAACCGATTGCAGAAACTCAACGTGAGTACGGTTTATCCCGAGTTTACAAGCTCGCCAGCAACGAAAATCCCCTTGGACCAAGCCCCAAAGCGATGGAGGCGGTAAAAAAGGCGCTGGAGCACCAAAATCTTTATCCAGATCCCTCACATTATGAGCTTTTGCAGACGATTTCTAAAGAGTGGGGCTTTCCTAAGCAGCAATTGGCGATCGGAAATGGCAGTGATGAGCTGATCGATCTGTTAACGCGCATTTTTTGCGAGCCAAAACAGGGAGTTTTGACTTCAGTGGCAGCTTTTAATGCTTATGAAGTGAGTGCGGGTGCCAATCGTGCAGCCCTTCACAAGGTGCCTTTGACGGAAGGATATTGCTTCGATTTGGAAGCCATTGCGGACTATTTCATGGCTCACCACCAGGAAAAGGACATTCGTCTTATTTTCGTTTCAAATCCGAATAATCCAACGGGGACCTATGCTTCTAAGGAGCAAGTTGAGAACTTCCTGGCTCGCCTTGGAAACCGTGACGATGTGATGATCGTGTTCGACGAGGCTTATAACGAATTCGTTCGTGCTGAAGACTATGCATCGGCGCAAAATTATATTAACAAATACAACAACCTGATCGTTTTACGCACCTTCTCAAAAATCTATGGCCTGGCGGGTTTCCGTGTCGGTGCTATGATTGCGCCGCCGACGGTGGTTGAGGTCTATAACCGCGTGCGCAAGCCTTTTAATGTCAACGATTTAGCGCAAGTCGCTGCAAATGCGGCTCTGCAGGATAAAGAATTCCTACAACGCTCACAGCAAATTTGCTGGAAAGGGCTTGATTACTTCTACAAGAAATTAGAAGAATTGGGCCTGCCGTACATTCATTCCCAAGGTAACTTCGTCATGTTTGACACACTTCGTGACGCAGTGAAAGTCAATGAAGCTTTGCTTCGTCGTGGGATCATCATGCGACCTGTTTTGAACTATGGTTTCAAAACTCATATGCGCTTGAGTGTCGGTTTGGAGCATGAAAATGAAGCGGCTATCGCAGCTTTGAAAGAAGTGCTGAAAGAAATTCCTGTCTTGGCTGGAACGCCGATTCCGACAGTTTAA